The following are encoded together in the Serratia odorifera genome:
- a CDS encoding DEAD/DEAH box helicase: protein MAFTLRPYQLEAVEATITHFRQHPEPALIVLPTGAGKSLVIAELAKRARGRVLVLAHVKELVAQNHAKYCAYGLEADIFAAGLQQKQSAGKVVFGSVQSVARNLPLFDGAFSLLIIDECHRISDDDDSQYQQIIQHLQRSNPQLRLLGLTATPYRLGKGWIYQFHYHGFTRGDANALFRDCIYELPLRYMIKNGYLVPPERLDMPIVQYDFSRLQANDQGLFSEAALNRELKQQNRITPHIISQIVEYADSRKGVMIFASTVEHAREIHGLLPQGEAALVSAETPPAERDALIEAFKRQQLRYLVNVAVLTTGFDAPHVDLIAILRPTESVSLYQQIVGRGLRLAPDKHDCLILDYAGNPHDLFTPEVGVRKPHGDSQPVQVFCPACGFANLFWGKCTDNGDIIEHYGRRCQGWMEDDDGQREQCDYRFRFKSCPHCGAENDIAARRCHQCQEVLVDPDDMLKAALKLKDALVLRCGGMTLDSGRDDKGEWLKATYYDEDGTSTSERFRLQTPAQRKAFEMLFLRPHQRAPGVPFSWQHAADILRQQALLRHPDFVVARKRGQFWQIREKVFDYQGRFRRANQLY from the coding sequence CGGGCGGGTGCTGGTACTGGCGCACGTCAAGGAGCTGGTAGCGCAAAACCACGCCAAATACTGCGCGTATGGCCTGGAGGCCGATATTTTCGCCGCCGGTCTGCAACAAAAGCAGAGCGCCGGTAAGGTGGTGTTCGGCAGCGTACAGTCCGTGGCGCGCAATCTGCCACTGTTCGACGGCGCATTTTCACTGTTGATTATCGACGAGTGCCACCGCATCAGCGACGATGACGACAGCCAGTACCAGCAAATCATCCAGCATTTGCAGCGCAGCAACCCGCAGCTGCGGCTGCTGGGTCTGACCGCCACCCCCTATCGACTCGGCAAGGGCTGGATTTATCAGTTTCACTACCACGGCTTCACGCGCGGCGACGCCAACGCGCTGTTTCGCGACTGTATTTATGAGCTGCCGCTGCGCTACATGATCAAAAACGGCTATCTGGTGCCGCCGGAGCGGCTCGATATGCCCATCGTGCAATACGATTTCAGCCGCTTGCAGGCCAACGATCAAGGTTTGTTCAGCGAGGCCGCGTTGAACCGGGAATTGAAGCAGCAAAACCGCATCACACCGCACATCATCAGTCAGATTGTCGAATATGCCGACAGCCGCAAGGGGGTGATGATTTTTGCCTCCACCGTCGAGCATGCGCGCGAGATCCACGGTTTATTGCCGCAGGGTGAGGCGGCGCTGGTCAGCGCGGAAACACCGCCGGCCGAGCGCGATGCGCTGATCGAGGCCTTCAAGCGCCAGCAGTTGCGCTATCTGGTCAACGTCGCGGTACTGACCACCGGCTTTGACGCGCCGCATGTCGATCTGATCGCCATTCTGCGTCCGACCGAATCGGTCAGCCTGTATCAGCAAATCGTCGGGCGCGGTCTGCGGCTGGCGCCGGACAAGCACGATTGCCTGATCCTCGATTACGCCGGCAATCCGCATGACCTGTTTACACCGGAAGTCGGCGTGCGCAAACCGCACGGCGACAGTCAGCCGGTACAGGTCTTCTGCCCGGCCTGCGGTTTCGCCAACTTATTCTGGGGCAAATGCACCGACAACGGCGATATCATCGAGCATTATGGCCGCCGCTGCCAGGGCTGGATGGAGGATGATGACGGCCAGCGCGAACAGTGCGATTATCGCTTCCGTTTCAAAAGCTGCCCGCACTGCGGGGCAGAAAACGACATTGCCGCCCGCCGCTGCCACCAATGTCAGGAAGTACTGGTCGATCCTGACGATATGCTGAAGGCGGCGCTGAAGCTGAAAGATGCGCTGGTGCTGCGCTGCGGCGGCATGACGCTGGACAGCGGCCGCGATGATAAGGGCGAATGGCTGAAGGCCACCTATTACGACGAAGACGGCACCAGCACCAGCGAACGTTTCCGCCTGCAGACGCCGGCACAGCGCAAGGCGTTTGAAATGCTGTTTCTACGCCCACACCAGCGTGCGCCGGGGGTGCCCTTCAGTTGGCAGCATGCCGCCGATATTCTCAGGCAGCAGGCGTTGCTGCGCCATCCTGATTTCGTCGTGGCGCGCAAACGCGGCCAGTTCTGGCAAATTCGCGAAAAGGTATTTGATTATCAGGGGCGTTTCCGGCGAGCCAACCAACTGTATTGA